The window AATTTTCCAAGGCTTTAGTTTATTGTTTTCCTCTACGTAGTAGAATTGTGAATAGTATTCCTGATATTCTTTTATTCTCTTTACCCACTCACTTTTATCGTTCTTTTTACCTACCTCTACTACAGCTTTTATTAGTTCTCTCAACAACGTCTTTGCATTACCCACAAGGTTTATGTCTACTTTTAATCCTCTTTCTCCATCCGTAGGGTCAACATTTACCATTATGAACTTTTTCTTAGTCTCTTTCATCTCGTCGTAAGATGTGATTGTCCTATCACTTAGTCTAGCTCCAACAACCAACATTACGTCTGATTCTAAGGCAGCCATTGATGCTTCCGCTCTTCCATAATATCCCATAGGACCAAAGTATAGTGGATGATCATGAGGTATGGCACTTTTTCCAGGGAATGTCGATATTATAGGTGTATGCAATAGCTCTGCTAATTCAAGTATTTCCTCTGTAGCATTAGACCAGGTTGCCCCTGTTCCTGCTAATATTATGGGTTTCTCAGCATTTATTAACAGTTCTGCAGCTTTCTTAATTTTTTGTCTATCTATAATCGTGGGGAATTCTCTATAACCAGGAACTATAGGTTTTTCAGGCCATTTAACATCTTCCATTTTTTCATTTAGTATATCTCTAGGTATGTCAACTACTACTGGTCCCGGTCTTCCAGTTCCCGCGATATAGAATGCATTCTTTATCATTTGTGGCAATTCTTCTATCTTTTTAACTTCTATCACGTACTTTGTTATATGCTCAAAAATACCTATAGTGTCCGCTTCTTGGAAAGCCATCTTTCCAATTGACGGTCTCACTACTTGTCCTGCTATTGCAACTACAGGGGAAGAATCCCAGTAAGCAGATATTAAACCGGTTACTAGATTAGTAACTCCTGGTCCTGAGGTGGCGGTGCAAACTCCTGGAAATCCTGATACTCTAGCATAAGCGTCTGCGGCATGTGCTGCAGCTTGCTCGTGTCTCATTAGAACATGTCTTAGTTCACCATTCTTTAGATCTTCTAGGAATGCATCGTATATGGGCATATTTGATAAACCTGGTATTCCAAAGATTACTTTTACTCCTTCTCTTTTTAGAGAATCTACAACTATTCTAGCACCACTAGGCATTATAAACACCTTCTAAGAATATATTCAAACATGGATCTTTCTGTGTTAAATTCTTCTGGCTTATAGAAGAATATATGGGTACTATTATTAAATTTGGAGGGTATATTCACCCTTCATTTTTTTCACTTCGGCAATAATATCACTTTAAATTTTTAAGCATTATTGTATATCTTTTTACTTTCTTCCTTTAGTTTATAAATAGTTTTAATTTTTTCCAGTAGTTGGGTATAACTTGTCACATCAACCCACATTTCTAAACAATTCACCTTCCCCACATATAGCCATATATTTCCGAAGTGAGATCTTCTATCATCAACAAATATAATTTCATCTGGTTTAATCTTAACATTCTTCAGGCTACTTAATTTATTTATTATTTCTATAATATAAAGAAATTTATAAGGATGTTCGTTAGATACTATGACATCAAAGTAATCTTTTAATTTAAGAGTAGATAAAACAAGTTCTGTCTTCTCAGGTATGTTCCACGTTGCCATGGCTGTAAACAATCCCATTTGTCTAATTTCAGACAATGTTTCCCTAACATTTTCAAATAATCTCAATTTGTTACCTATTGAGTCTTCAACACTATTTTCGTCAATTAATCTTATTGGAGGTCGAAAAATTGATATATTTGAATGGGTCCACAATGTCTTATCCGCATCGAAGACCACTAATTTTATCATTTGTTAGCATTTTTAGGTAGTAAATAATAAATTATTTTGCCTTCATGATAATCCCTTATAAAAGCCTTGGCTGCTTCATCTATGTTAGGTTCATGACTGGTCTTTAGAATCCATCCTCTCTTTAGTGCAAGTTTTTCTAAGAAATCCAAGTAATTAGAGTAATCTATTTTATACGTATTTCTAATAACACTTTTATCTATTCCTTCTATTCTTTCGATTAGCAATTTTGCTCCTCTCACTGGATCCTCTAGCTTGTCCACATTTACTCCTCTTATGATTCTTTCTAGCTCGTTGCCATCAGGGGGTATTATTCCTGGTGTATCCCATGCAAATAGTCTGTTATCTATTCTGAAAAGTTGAATACTTCTTGTATATCCATAGCTCATAGGGTGTTTAGAGGTAGTGGCTGAATGCCGTCCCTTTAAGGCGTTTATTATTGAAGACTTTCCAGTCTTTGGATAACCAATGAAAATTATTTTTC is drawn from Sulfolobus acidocaldarius SUSAZ and contains these coding sequences:
- a CDS encoding acetolactate synthase (catalyzes the formation of 2-acetolactate from pyruvate; also known as acetolactate synthase large subunit), with translation MPSGARIVVDSLKREGVKVIFGIPGLSNMPIYDAFLEDLKNGELRHVLMRHEQAAAHAADAYARVSGFPGVCTATSGPGVTNLVTGLISAYWDSSPVVAIAGQVVRPSIGKMAFQEADTIGIFEHITKYVIEVKKIEELPQMIKNAFYIAGTGRPGPVVVDIPRDILNEKMEDVKWPEKPIVPGYREFPTIIDRQKIKKAAELLINAEKPIILAGTGATWSNATEEILELAELLHTPIISTFPGKSAIPHDHPLYFGPMGYYGRAEASMAALESDVMLVVGARLSDRTITSYDEMKETKKKFIMVNVDPTDGERGLKVDINLVGNAKTLLRELIKAVVEVGKKNDKSEWVKRIKEYQEYYSQFYYVEENNKLKPWKILKIIRNSIPRNSIVTTGVGQHQMWAEVFWDVLEPRTFLSSTGMGTMGFGLPAAIGAKLAKPDRVVVDLDGDGSFLMTATNLATAVDENIPIISVIFDNRTLGLVRQVQDLFFGRRIVGVDYGPSPDFIKLAESFGALGFNATTYEELEKSIKIAIKENIPSVIRLPIDKEELALPTLPPGGKLKQVIVRDPRKGS
- a CDS encoding magnesium-dependent phosphatase-1, with protein sequence MIKLVVFDADKTLWTHSNISIFRPPIRLIDENSVEDSIGNKLRLFENVRETLSEIRQMGLFTAMATWNIPEKTELVLSTLKLKDYFDVIVSNEHPYKFLYIIEIINKLSSLKNVKIKPDEIIFVDDRRSHFGNIWLYVGKVNCLEMWVDVTSYTQLLEKIKTIYKLKEESKKIYNNA
- a CDS encoding GTP-binding protein, translating into MIKQILAYIRKSDLVVEVLDAREPDLTRSKRLENYVIENQKKLLIILNKGDLIPVEVLEKWKKFIEENEGIPTIYISATRHLGTKVLREKIKELIEGEGKIIFIGYPKTGKSSIINALKGRHSATTSKHPMSYGYTRSIQLFRIDNRLFAWDTPGIIPPDGNELERIIRGVNVDKLEDPVRGAKLLIERIEGIDKSVIRNTYKIDYSNYLDFLEKLALKRGWILKTSHEPNIDEAAKAFIRDYHEGKIIYYLLPKNANK